DNA from Streptomyces sp. NBC_01476:
GGGTGGCTCTGGTCTGCGCCTCCACCGGCGGTCTCGGGCTGGCCAGTGCCCAGGCGCTGGCCGCCGAGGGCGCCGCGGTGGCGGTCTCCGGCCGCCGGGCCGACCGGGCCGCCGAGATCGCCGCAGGACTGGAACGGGCGGTCGGCATCGGCGTGGACCTCACGGCGGCGGGCGCCGCCGACACCCTGGTCGACGCCACCACCGAAGCCCTCGGCCCGGTGGACGTCCTGGTCCTCAACGGCCCGGGGCCGGCGCCCGGCACCGCCGCCGACCTCGGACCCGAAGACGTCGGGCAGGCCGTCGCCCGGCTCGTCGCGGTCCATGTCGCCCTGGTCCGCCGGGTGCTGCCCGGCATGCGCGAGCGCGGCTGGGGCCGGATCGTGGCGATAGGTTCCAGCGCGGTGGCCGCGCCGCTGCCCGGCCTCGCCGCGTCCAACACCGGCCGGGCGGCGCTGGCCGCCTACCTCAAGACACTGGCCGGTGAGGTGGCCGCCGACGGCGTCACGGTCAACATGGTGCTGCCGGGCCGGATCGCCACCGACCGGGTGGCCTTCCTCGACCGCCGGGCGGCCGAGCGCACCGGCCGCAGCACCGACGAGGTCCGGGAGGCTTCGGTGGCGACGATCCCCGCACGCCGGTACGGCAGGCCCGACGAGTTCGGTACGCTCGTAGCCTTTCTCA
Protein-coding regions in this window:
- a CDS encoding SDR family oxidoreductase, encoding MDLGLKGRVALVCASTGGLGLASAQALAAEGAAVAVSGRRADRAAEIAAGLERAVGIGVDLTAAGAADTLVDATTEALGPVDVLVLNGPGPAPGTAADLGPEDVGQAVARLVAVHVALVRRVLPGMRERGWGRIVAIGSSAVAAPLPGLAASNTGRAALAAYLKTLAGEVAADGVTVNMVLPGRIATDRVAFLDRRAAERTGRSTDEVREASVATIPARRYGRPDEFGTLVAFLSSTRASYVTGSTVRCDGGVISGV